The stretch of DNA TCAAACAGATAATTATAATCACAAATAATGACGTCACAAAAAAGTGAGATGTCTAGCGAGAATTCAAAAGGATCAAGGGTGTGGGCGCGCGCATATTTTTCAATCACTGGCCGCGTTAGCTGGGTTTCGTGTGTCAAAATATCTTTTAAACCGGGTTTTAGCCGATCATAATAGCCAATCATAAAGGGATTCTCTTCTGGCGGCACATCCTGTTCTTCAGGAAAACGAATTTGATCCTTGGCTGTTAGGGTGATGCTCTTGAGCTGCAAGCCATCTTGACTCATTAAGGTGATGGCTTCTTCGGCAACGTGACGAGTGCTTTGTTTGGCGGTTAAATAGAAGATGCGTTCAATTTCATCTTCCCCCATCGCTTTAATTGCTGGAAATAAGGTCGAAATCGTCTTACCCGTCCCAGTGGGTGCTTCGACAAAGAGCCGTTTTTGAAAACGGATGGTTTTGTAAACGGCCGCCGCTAATTCATGTTGCCCCGTCCGATAACTTGGAAAAGGAAAAGGTAGCTCAGCAATTGACGCATTACGTTGTTGGCGTAAGTCAGCCCGTAGCGTGAGCCAATACTCGTATTCGGTGATTAAGTCTTTAAAAAACTGATCTGCTGCCGCACGAGTTAAAACGCGTTGCGTCTTGGTGGTCTTTGCGGCTAAAACTTGAAAGTAAGTGAGTTGGAGGGTGACTTGGTCGAGGTCCGGATGGGTCTGTAAGATCAAGTAGCCATAAACTTGCACTTGGCCCCAGTAAAGGGCACGTGTGTTGTCAGTCAGGTCATCAAAGGCTTGATCAGAAGTTTTGATCTCTTCGATGAGGATACCATCATCGGTTGTTTGGACGCCATCGGCCCGACCAGAAATCAGATAATCCGCGCCATTCATGGTGACGGTCGTTTTTAAGTAAACTTCACTCTGATAAGCTTCAGAGCGGCTACTTTGGAGTTGGCGGTGGATCTTTGCACCAGCTAAAGCCGTATTTTGACTGTTTTTTACTTCGTTGAGGTCACCTTTACGCAAGACGAACTCGACTAGTTGACGAATCCCGATTTTAGTTGGCATGCCGAATTCCTTTCTGAGGTTAGTTATGATTTATTATAAAACAGACGTTCGGTTTTGTCTGCTGAAAACAGGAATTATTCGGCAAAATTGGCGGTATGCTTGTTTTTGAGATAGTTTAGATGAAATTAGGCCAGTAAAAAGGTCATCCGTTTTTCAACTGGATGACCTCAAGTAATTTTTAGAACCATTGACTATGCCGCCGTTTCATCGTGCGCCGCAAGCTGAAGCCGTAACTGATAATGGCCGCGACGATCAAGACTGCCAGGATACTAGCCAACCAAGACTGTTGAGCACTGAAATAAGTGGCATAACCGGCACCCAAACTAATGATGCCAATCATTGGGACGAGAATCTTAAATGGGACGGGATGCAAGTAAACGAGCCCTGCCAACATCAAGACGAGTGCGGTAACCGTTGCTTCAATGCCTAAGCGTGAACCGAAACTAATGATGAGGGCCACAATTAGTAGACCTAACCCTAAGACCAACAACAACGTGGCAAACAAATTGCTGAGTGTCCAGACAAATGTTTTTTTCATAATGAGCACCTCGCTTTCACTACCTTAATTATAGTCTAAACAGGGCTAACCACATGCACAATATGCATACCAGTTAAGCAAAATGGAACTTAAATTAAGTTAATTTTCAGACAATTTGCGGTCTTTTTCAACGAGTCCTTGAAAGCGTATTCAATATTAGTTACACTTACAGTATGCACACTTGATGATGGATGGAGGAAATGGACATAATGGCAAAAGTATTAGCAATTAACGCGGGTAGTTCAACTTTAAAATGGAAGCTATTTAGCTTACCAGAAGAAACGGTGATCGCCTCAGGAATGGTTGACCGGTTGGGCTTACCAAACGCTGTGTTTGTTTTGAAAAAGGCGGATGGCGACAAATATTCGGAAACACACGATGAAATCAATGCTCAGGAAGCGGCGGCAATGGTGCTGACACGCTTGAAGAGTGACGGTATCGTGGACCATTTGACAGAAATTACTGGGATTGGTCATCGTATCGTGGCTGGGGGCGAAGATTTCCAAGATTCAGTGGTCATCACCCCAACGACTTTGAAACAAATTAAAGATTTATCAGAGTATGCGCCGTTACATAATCCAACGCAAGCTTATTATATTGAAGTGTTCCAGCAATTATTACCTAAAGCTGTTCAGGTAGCTGTTTTCGACACGTCATTATATGCGACGATGCCAGAAGTCAATTATCTCTACAGTATTCCATATGATTATTACAAACAGTTTGGTGCTCGGAAATATGGGGCACACGGGACCAGCCATCGTTACGTGGCACAGCGTACGGCCGAATTGTTAAACAAACCTTTGGATGAGTTGAAGTTAATCACGTTACACCTTGGTTCCGGCGCTTCTATCACGGCCTTTGACCATGGGAAGGCGATTGATACTTCGATGGGATTCACCCCATTAGCTGGGATTACGATGAGTACGCGTTCCGGTGATATCGATGCGTCGATGATTCCGTTTTTGATGCGACATCTTGGTATTTCAGACGTGCAAGACTTCATCGACATCCTAAATAATAAGTCGGGTCTGCTAGGAATTTCTGGTGTTTCACCTGATATGCGGGACTTAGATAACGCGGCTAATAACGATCATAATCATCGTGCCGAGTTAGCGTTGGAAATCTTTGCGAGTCGAGTTATCAAATATATTGGGAGTTACATTGCCGAAATGAACGGCTTGGATGCGCTTGTCTTCACGGCTGGCGTTGGTGAAAATTCAGTGGCGATGCGTTCACGAATTTTAAATCAATTAGGCTACTTCGGCATCACGATTGATGAAGAGAAGAACAAGTGTCATGGGGTTGAGCAAGTCATTAGTAAACCAGACGAGCCAGTCACCGTCATGGTTGTGCCAACCAATGAAGAGTTAATGATTGTTCGTGATGTTGAACGACTGACTCACCGGGCACCCATTGATAACTAATAATCAGTGCAAAAAAACACCTGCAAGGGTGTTTTTTTAGGCAATCATTTTGATATGTGGCGTGTGGTTGAATAAAAATGGCTCACCAATAGCCTTAAATCCAAAATAGGCATAGAAGCTTTGAACGTGGGTCTGTGCTTCGATTTGAATGGTTTCGTTTGCAAATTTTACGGCAATTACAGCCAGAACTTGAGTGATGAGTTGGCGGCCTAAATGCTGACCGCGAAGCTGACGATCAACCACGACGCGACCAAATGAACAATGGTCGTCCTCTTGGAAAACACGTGCATATGCAACAATTTTGCCATCAATAGTTTTAAAAACATGAAGTGCAGTTGGATCGATGGCGTCTACTTCCTGATAAACACGATGTTGTTCAACGACGAACGTTTTGACGCGTAATTCATAAATAGCGTATAATTCAGATGTTGTAAGCTCATTAAATGTTTTGACTGACCACATGGGATAACCTCCTAGAAACTGAAAATAAGTTTATCACCAAATGATTGCATATGCAATGATAAGGAGAAAAATAATGATACCAACACTGCGATTAATGGGAACACTCTCACGGATGATTATGAACGAGGGTAACCAACGCTTTGCCAAATATGGCCTGAATAGTAATCAATTTATTTATTTAATCCGGATCTGCGAGCAGCCTGGGCTATTTTTCAGTCAGCTCGCTGATCAGATGAAAATGGATCGTACAACCAACTATCGCGCCGTGCAGAATCTAATCAAAAAAGGGTACGTCATCAAAACGGCGCATCCTGATAATAAGAAGGTTCGTTGCTTGTATCCAACAAAAGAAGGGACCGCGATTTATCCAGAATTGCACGCTTATGAAGTCTGGTGTGCACAATTAGTGGGTGAAAAATTAACGACTGGTCAGCAGCAGCTACTGTTTGAAAGCTTGACACTGGTTGAAAAAAACGTTCAACAACACTTAGAAAGCTAATTGACAAAATAAATGCGCCAATATAGCTGATTTTTTTAGGCTGACAGTGTACGATGGTAATAGCTGAAAGTTTAGACCATGTACAGTTCAGATTAGCGTGAGACACGTTGATTTGTCTGGACGTGACTTAATTGGATTTTTAAGCAGAGTTCGGTTTATAAAGGGGATTAACTAATATGGCAACAACAGTAGTATTGGGTGGTGGCTACGCTGGGATGCGAGCCATCAAATTTTTACAAAAAGCACTTCCGAGTGACGATCAACTGATTTTAGTTGATAAAAGTGCCACGCATACGGAAAAAACAAATTTACATGAGGTCGCCGCGGGGACGATTGATCCAGATAAGATAACGTATGATATTCGGACAGTTATTGGCAAGACTGTTCAGTTTGTCCAAGCCGCAGTCAAGCATGTGGACATCGCCAAAAAAATGGTCAGTTTTGAAGATCACGCGGATCTTAGTTACGACTATCTGGTCTTAGCGTTGGGCTTTCAATCTGAAACATTTGGTGTGCCAGGTGCCGATACCAATGCCTTAGCAATGGATGATCTGGCAACTTCTAAGGCCGTTTATAAGCATATTGAAGCGACAATCAAAGGTTATCGTGAAACTAAGGATCATAATGATCTGAAGATTGCGGTCTGTGGCGCTGGGTTTACTGGGATTGAACTCTTAGGTGAATTGACCCAGTCATTGCCAAAGTTGCAGGAAAAATATCAAACACCCGCGATCAAGTTGGTTTGTTTGGAACGGATGCCGTCAATCTTGCCAATGTTTACGCAAGATCTACGCGATTATGCCTTGAGTTTCATGTCGAAACACGATGTTGAAATGATGTTAGGCTCATTGATTGCTGAAATCAAGCCAGGTGCCGTGGTATATAAAGATAGTGACGGTCAAAGTCATGAATTCACGGCGAATACCATCATTTGGACGGTCGGGGTCAGTGGGTCGCATGTGATTGCGGATTCTGGTTTTGAACAACGTCGTAATCGTGTCATGGTTCAACCAGACTTGTCATTAGCAGATCATCCAGAAGTATTCATCGTGGGTGATGTTGCGGCGGTCATGGCGCCAGATGCTAAGCGGCCTTATCCAACTACGGCACAAATTGCTTTAGCTTGTGGGGAACAAGCCGCCAAGAATATCGGCGCGTTACGCCACGGCAAAGCCACTGAGCCATTCGTCTATCATTCCAGCGGGACAGTGGCGTCATTGAGTGATCGTGATGGTATTGGCGAAATCTTTAGTAGCAACAAGCCAGTGCATGGCTATCCAGCATCCGTTTTGAAGAAAGTCATTACCGACCGCTCATTGGTTGAAAGTGCACATTTGAGTACGATGTTTAGCAAGGGTCGCTTCGATTTGTATCATTAAAAAGTGACATGAGTTAATCTAAAAATAGCGTCTAACAGTCTCAAATTAGAGGACAGTTGGACGCTATTTTTTTAGACTAAATTTCAGTTTTAATGGTTTGATGTTCGGTCTGACGTGCGACCCAAAAGATTGCCATAACGAGTAAAGACGCGTAGAACAAGGCAACCGTGATTGAAGTTTGCACCGGCATGTTTAAATTTGCCATTGACGGATGCTTAACCAGTTGTACAATGACCGAAATGTCGGTCAAACTGTGCAAGATAATCGGTAATGCAAGATTGTGCGTGCAAACATAAATGCCAGCAAATAAAGTACCCAAGAGCATGGCGAATAGAATTTGTGGCAGCACATAAGTCAATGAAATATGCGTGCTGTTCATGAGATGTAGGCCGCCGAAAAAGGCACTACTAATAAGAATACTAATTAATGGCTGGTTGGGAAATGAACGCGCCACGATCGGTAATAAGACGCCACGGAACACGTACTCTTCCGTAATCCCAATCAGTAAAACATAGCCTAAGTACAATAAGATGAGGGTGCTAAAAGGTAATTGCAGTACTCTGCCAATATTAGCCGCAAACAAGAGTCCAACGATTAGGATGGTTGGTAAGGCGAGGCACAGTTGCTGCCCCAAATGGTGTCCAGACCATAATTGGACAGGCACATGACCGACTAAACGGTTGAAGATCCAAACGCCAAACAGGACGAAGGCATCTTGAAAAATACCAACAAAATGAGTCGGTATCCAGTTGAGGCGTACGATCCAGGCTGCCCCGAAAAAGAGGGCAATGACCCAAATAAATAATAGCAGCGCTAACCCTAAGCCGCGTTTAAAGTGTTGCATGACGATCGCCTCCAAAGTGGTTGATTGTTTTTAGTTTAGCATGAATGGCCGTCAAAAAGGGTGACTCAGGAAAATTCCTAGTCACC from Lactiplantibacillus brownii encodes:
- a CDS encoding acetate/propionate family kinase; the protein is MAKVLAINAGSSTLKWKLFSLPEETVIASGMVDRLGLPNAVFVLKKADGDKYSETHDEINAQEAAAMVLTRLKSDGIVDHLTEITGIGHRIVAGGEDFQDSVVITPTTLKQIKDLSEYAPLHNPTQAYYIEVFQQLLPKAVQVAVFDTSLYATMPEVNYLYSIPYDYYKQFGARKYGAHGTSHRYVAQRTAELLNKPLDELKLITLHLGSGASITAFDHGKAIDTSMGFTPLAGITMSTRSGDIDASMIPFLMRHLGISDVQDFIDILNNKSGLLGISGVSPDMRDLDNAANNDHNHRAELALEIFASRVIKYIGSYIAEMNGLDALVFTAGVGENSVAMRSRILNQLGYFGITIDEEKNKCHGVEQVISKPDEPVTVMVVPTNEELMIVRDVERLTHRAPIDN
- a CDS encoding GNAT family N-acetyltransferase, which produces MWSVKTFNELTTSELYAIYELRVKTFVVEQHRVYQEVDAIDPTALHVFKTIDGKIVAYARVFQEDDHCSFGRVVVDRQLRGQHLGRQLITQVLAVIAVKFANETIQIEAQTHVQSFYAYFGFKAIGEPFLFNHTPHIKMIA
- a CDS encoding MarR family winged helix-turn-helix transcriptional regulator produces the protein MIPTLRLMGTLSRMIMNEGNQRFAKYGLNSNQFIYLIRICEQPGLFFSQLADQMKMDRTTNYRAVQNLIKKGYVIKTAHPDNKKVRCLYPTKEGTAIYPELHAYEVWCAQLVGEKLTTGQQQLLFESLTLVEKNVQQHLES
- a CDS encoding NAD(P)/FAD-dependent oxidoreductase — translated: MATTVVLGGGYAGMRAIKFLQKALPSDDQLILVDKSATHTEKTNLHEVAAGTIDPDKITYDIRTVIGKTVQFVQAAVKHVDIAKKMVSFEDHADLSYDYLVLALGFQSETFGVPGADTNALAMDDLATSKAVYKHIEATIKGYRETKDHNDLKIAVCGAGFTGIELLGELTQSLPKLQEKYQTPAIKLVCLERMPSILPMFTQDLRDYALSFMSKHDVEMMLGSLIAEIKPGAVVYKDSDGQSHEFTANTIIWTVGVSGSHVIADSGFEQRRNRVMVQPDLSLADHPEVFIVGDVAAVMAPDAKRPYPTTAQIALACGEQAAKNIGALRHGKATEPFVYHSSGTVASLSDRDGIGEIFSSNKPVHGYPASVLKKVITDRSLVESAHLSTMFSKGRFDLYH
- a CDS encoding CPBP family intramembrane glutamic endopeptidase — encoded protein: MQHFKRGLGLALLLFIWVIALFFGAAWIVRLNWIPTHFVGIFQDAFVLFGVWIFNRLVGHVPVQLWSGHHLGQQLCLALPTILIVGLLFAANIGRVLQLPFSTLILLYLGYVLLIGITEEYVFRGVLLPIVARSFPNQPLISILISSAFFGGLHLMNSTHISLTYVLPQILFAMLLGTLFAGIYVCTHNLALPIILHSLTDISVIVQLVKHPSMANLNMPVQTSITVALFYASLLVMAIFWVARQTEHQTIKTEI